GACTGCGACGTGTGCCGTGACACGGCACCCAGCAATTTTACCCGCAACGACGACGGCGGATATTCCTACGTTTACAAGCAACCTGACACGGATGAAGAATTCGAACAGTGCAAGGAAGCCATGGAAGCCTGTCCCGTCGAAGCGATTGGCGATGATGGTGAGCAGTAACTCCCTGCCTGGCAACTGGCGCTGATTTCTCAAGCACCACAGTCCCAGCACAAGTTCTCAAAAATTGATGGTGAAACGCCCAAGACCCGAACCTCCCTTCAGTTGGATCAGATGGTGGTTCGGG
This genomic stretch from Acidobacteriota bacterium harbors:
- a CDS encoding ferredoxin, whose protein sequence is MASIADKYTDNATGMYYVDNQCIDCDVCRDTAPSNFTRNDDGGYSYVYKQPDTDEEFEQCKEAMEACPVEAIGDDGEQ